In Miscanthus floridulus cultivar M001 chromosome 5, ASM1932011v1, whole genome shotgun sequence, one genomic interval encodes:
- the LOC136454533 gene encoding uncharacterized mitochondrial protein AtMg00820-like, producing the protein MVHPNSDLGISKHPDSIVLGNVESNNGVKEISINYIDSGESYDRKTTVVDMYFSAAIAEIFLNDLDPKTMAECKKRSDWAQWKEAIQAEIASLTRRGVFTSAIPTPSKVVPVGFKWVFVQKRNENNEVVRYKARLVAQGFTQRLGIDYNETYSPVMSGFTF; encoded by the coding sequence ATGGTGCATCCAAATTCTGATCTTGGGATATCGAAACACCCTGACTCTATAGTTTTAGGAAATGTTGAGTCAAATAATGGGGTGAAAGAAATTTCCATCAATTACATAGATTCTGGAGAATCATACGATCGTAAGACTACTGTTGTCGACATGTACTTCTCCGCAGCAATTGCAGAAATCTTTCTCAATGATCTAGATCctaagaccatggcagagtgcaaaaagcgctcggactgggctcaatggaaagaagcaattcaAGCTGAGATAGCTTCGCTCACTAGAAGAGGGGTATTCACATCTGCAATACCTACACCTTCCAAAGTCGTTCCTGTAGGCTTTAAATGGGTTTTTGTCCAGAAACGGAATGAGAACAATGaggtggtgagatataaagcgaggctagtagcacaagggttcacgcagagactcggcattgattacaatgaaaCCTATTCTCCAGTAATGAGTGGATTTACTTTCTGA